Proteins encoded together in one Thalassotalea crassostreae window:
- a CDS encoding glycoside hydrolase family 117 protein, with protein MNIKNKLLTFAGILIATTSGVSVAQEQLVSSAMKRYQDMWQSKNPADNEFYSSFNYQKAKGLPYEEGVSRRDPSQIIKVDDTYYVYYTKTEKGPAPVGYAKANPKTNTPANTWDLASIYYATSKDTYNWSEQGKAVGLGPKGEFDDRSVFTPGVLLWQGKYYLYYQAVQSPFNQRTKNVIAMSWSDSPNGPWHRHPEPVLTTGKSGVWDGDAAIRSKIKSEGGFDSLKVHDPYLLVKNGKIYMYYKAHPMGLAGKTQLSYPDFSGGLAIAENPAGPFIKSKLNPVLNSGHEVVLWPYKTGIAALVTANGPEKNTIQWSEDGENFEIMANVVLPPDAAGPYVPDAYTNTDNGVGITWGLSHVAQRKNKPWPHLIRFETSLTGNKERKFKRENIRFTEEALLRSDKR; from the coding sequence ATGAATATTAAAAACAAGCTTTTAACTTTTGCCGGAATTCTTATTGCAACAACCAGCGGTGTTAGTGTTGCGCAAGAACAACTCGTTAGTTCAGCAATGAAACGCTATCAGGATATGTGGCAGTCAAAGAACCCTGCTGATAACGAGTTTTATAGTTCATTTAATTACCAAAAAGCGAAAGGCTTGCCTTATGAGGAAGGGGTGAGTCGAAGGGACCCTAGCCAAATCATCAAGGTCGACGATACCTACTATGTTTATTACACCAAAACTGAAAAAGGGCCGGCGCCTGTAGGCTACGCTAAAGCTAATCCGAAAACCAACACACCTGCTAATACCTGGGATTTAGCATCAATTTACTATGCAACGTCCAAAGATACTTATAATTGGTCAGAGCAAGGAAAAGCCGTAGGATTAGGTCCTAAAGGTGAGTTTGATGATCGCAGTGTTTTTACTCCTGGAGTTTTACTGTGGCAGGGGAAGTATTATTTGTACTATCAAGCGGTACAAAGCCCGTTCAATCAGCGCACTAAGAATGTAATAGCAATGAGTTGGTCTGATAGTCCTAATGGCCCTTGGCATCGACATCCTGAGCCTGTGCTCACCACAGGAAAGTCAGGCGTGTGGGATGGTGATGCAGCAATTCGCTCTAAAATTAAGAGCGAAGGAGGGTTTGATAGTTTAAAAGTGCATGACCCATATTTGCTGGTAAAAAATGGCAAAATTTATATGTACTACAAGGCTCACCCTATGGGCTTAGCTGGTAAAACACAGCTGTCCTACCCTGATTTTTCAGGTGGTTTAGCCATCGCTGAAAATCCTGCTGGTCCATTCATAAAATCAAAACTAAACCCTGTACTAAATAGTGGTCATGAGGTGGTTTTATGGCCTTATAAAACTGGTATTGCGGCTCTCGTAACGGCTAATGGCCCAGAAAAGAATACTATTCAATGGTCTGAAGATGGCGAAAATTTTGAAATTATGGCAAATGTAGTATTGCCACCAGATGCTGCAGGACCTTATGTACCTGACGCATATACAAATACTGATAACGGTGTAGGGATCACTTGGGGATTGTCGCATGTTGCTCAACGTAAAAATAAACCTTGGCCACATTTAATTCGTTTTGAAACCAGTTTAACAGGTAATAAAGAGCGTAAATTCAAGCGAGAAAATATTCGTTTTACTGAAGAAGCCTTATTGCGATCAGACAAGCGTTAA
- a CDS encoding arylsulfatase, whose amino-acid sequence MKLSNVITLMTTIVVVCLVHNVSAGQLKGSRPNIILVMTDDQGMGDLSVMGNKVLQTPNIDAFHMRSTRFTDFHVSPTCAPTRAALMSGRHEFRNGVTHTIRERERMALSTTTFAQLLQQSGYQTGLFGKWHLGDEQQYLPQNRGFSEVFMHGAGGIGQSYPGSAADFPPNQKKDNKYFDNVILHNDTVVQTKGFCTDVFFQAALGWIKQQHDAKQPFFAYISTNAPHGPMLSPEKYKKKFKDMGWDGKTQGRYGMIENIDDNFGLLVQKLEQWQLTDNTLVIFMTDNGQAGRNGKLNGKNKKMHMAGFKTGKGSAHEGGTHVPAFWRWPGVLPENVDVKALTAHIDLFQTFTELAGAKIPSDIQQIDGRSLLPLLENPKSDWPDREIFVHRGRWANGSNVEHSKYKRSAIRTQRWRLVNNKELYDIINDPFEDVNVADKYPEVVEQLRKKFDSWWNETVPLMVNEDVPLAEHQPFVELYEKAIASGPLPLWQPPKI is encoded by the coding sequence ATGAAACTTTCTAACGTTATCACACTAATGACAACAATCGTTGTTGTTTGTTTGGTACATAATGTAAGTGCAGGGCAGTTAAAAGGGAGTAGGCCAAATATCATTCTTGTAATGACGGATGATCAAGGCATGGGCGATTTATCGGTAATGGGTAATAAAGTATTGCAAACCCCAAATATTGATGCCTTTCATATGCGTTCAACTCGATTTACTGACTTTCATGTCAGTCCTACCTGTGCTCCAACCCGAGCAGCATTAATGAGTGGACGGCATGAATTTAGAAATGGCGTTACACACACCATACGTGAGCGAGAACGTATGGCGTTATCTACCACAACGTTTGCGCAATTATTGCAGCAGTCTGGCTATCAAACCGGCTTATTTGGTAAGTGGCACTTAGGTGATGAGCAACAATATTTGCCGCAAAACAGAGGATTTAGTGAAGTGTTTATGCACGGTGCTGGTGGTATTGGTCAATCATATCCTGGCAGTGCAGCTGACTTTCCGCCCAATCAGAAAAAAGATAATAAGTATTTTGATAATGTAATTCTGCACAATGACACAGTAGTACAAACCAAAGGTTTTTGTACCGATGTGTTTTTTCAGGCTGCGTTAGGATGGATAAAGCAACAACATGACGCTAAACAACCATTTTTTGCCTATATTTCTACAAACGCGCCTCATGGTCCTATGCTTTCCCCTGAAAAATATAAGAAAAAATTTAAGGACATGGGCTGGGATGGAAAAACGCAAGGTCGTTACGGCATGATCGAAAACATCGACGATAACTTTGGCTTACTAGTGCAAAAATTGGAACAATGGCAGTTAACTGACAATACCTTAGTTATTTTTATGACTGATAATGGTCAAGCCGGTCGAAACGGTAAACTTAATGGCAAAAATAAAAAAATGCATATGGCAGGCTTTAAAACGGGTAAAGGAAGCGCCCATGAAGGTGGTACTCATGTACCTGCTTTTTGGCGCTGGCCAGGCGTATTACCTGAAAATGTAGACGTTAAAGCGCTAACGGCACATATAGATCTATTTCAAACGTTTACTGAGCTTGCTGGCGCAAAAATTCCAAGTGATATTCAACAAATCGATGGGCGCTCGCTTTTGCCATTATTAGAAAATCCAAAGTCTGATTGGCCGGATCGAGAAATTTTTGTTCACAGAGGCCGCTGGGCAAATGGGAGTAATGTTGAACACAGCAAATACAAAAGGTCTGCCATTCGCACCCAGCGTTGGCGATTAGTTAATAATAAAGAACTGTATGACATCATTAATGATCCTTTTGAAGACGTGAATGTTGCTGACAAATATCCAGAGGTCGTAGAGCAATTAAGGAAAAAGTTTGATTCTTGGTGGAACGAGACTGTGCCTCTTATGGTAAATGAAGATGTTCCATTGGCAGAGCATCAGCCATTTGTTGAACTGTATGAGAAAGCCATAGCAAGCGGTCCATTACCTTTATGGCAGCCTCCTAAAATTTAA